In Micromonospora sp. WMMD980, the following are encoded in one genomic region:
- a CDS encoding aminotransferase class V-fold PLP-dependent enzyme, whose amino-acid sequence MELAQARKLWQVEPGWLNTATYGLPPDPVWTAVQQVLAEWRSGGVSFEVWDAAVDRSRAAFARLVGVDPADVSIGAAVSQLVAPIAAALPPGATVVVPEGEFTSILFPWLVQEERGVRVRAVPLDGLVDAIDAGTDLVAFSLVQSADGTVAAYDEIVAAARSHDALVVVDATQACGWLPFDAARADAVLVGAYKWLMAPRGAAFAYLAPVLRERLRPDAAGWYAGKDPHSSYYGTPLRLADDARRFDLSPSWLCYAGAAPVLELLADLDLAAVRDHDVALANRFLAGLGRPPGDSAIVSVEVPGAQEKLAAAGVRAAVRAGRVRASFHLYTTEADVDLALDALTG is encoded by the coding sequence ATGGAGCTGGCGCAGGCGCGGAAGTTGTGGCAGGTGGAGCCGGGATGGTTGAACACGGCGACCTACGGGTTGCCGCCCGATCCGGTGTGGACGGCGGTGCAGCAGGTGCTCGCCGAGTGGCGGAGCGGCGGGGTGTCGTTCGAGGTGTGGGACGCCGCGGTCGACCGCTCCCGGGCCGCGTTCGCCCGGCTGGTCGGCGTGGACCCGGCCGACGTGAGCATCGGCGCGGCCGTCTCCCAGTTGGTGGCGCCGATCGCGGCGGCGCTGCCGCCGGGTGCCACGGTGGTGGTGCCCGAGGGGGAGTTCACCTCGATCCTGTTCCCCTGGCTGGTGCAGGAGGAGCGTGGCGTGCGGGTGCGCGCCGTCCCGCTCGACGGCCTGGTCGACGCCATCGACGCCGGCACCGACCTGGTGGCGTTCAGCCTGGTGCAGTCCGCCGACGGCACGGTCGCGGCGTACGACGAGATCGTCGCGGCGGCCCGGTCGCACGACGCGCTGGTGGTGGTCGACGCCACCCAGGCCTGCGGGTGGCTTCCGTTCGACGCGGCCCGGGCGGACGCGGTGCTGGTCGGGGCGTACAAGTGGTTGATGGCGCCGCGCGGCGCGGCCTTCGCCTACCTGGCGCCGGTGCTGCGCGAGCGGCTGCGCCCGGACGCCGCGGGCTGGTACGCCGGCAAGGACCCGCACTCCTCCTACTACGGCACCCCGTTGCGGCTCGCCGACGACGCCCGGCGCTTCGACCTCTCCCCGTCGTGGCTGTGCTACGCCGGGGCGGCCCCGGTGCTGGAGTTGCTCGCCGACCTGGACCTGGCCGCGGTGCGCGACCACGACGTGGCGCTGGCCAACCGGTTCCTCGCCGGGCTGGGCCGCCCGCCCGGCGACAGCGCGATCGTCAGCGTCGAGGTGCCGGGCGCGCAGGAGAAGCTGGCCGCGGCCGGGGTGCGGGCGGCGGTCCGGGCCGGCCGGGTGCGTGCCTCGTTCCACCTCTACACCACCGAGGCGGACGTCGACCTGGCCCTGGACGCGCTGACCGGCTGA
- a CDS encoding LysR family transcriptional regulator, whose translation MQWVDLHTFAVVAETLSFSRAAERLHLTNSAVVRRIQRLERAVGVRLLDRSTVRVAMTPAGVRLALLLPDLLGRWEQAVNAVVAAPAARKRLRLGTIDLYSRLMVEHFEAALPDVELDWTVDDSPALLTRLGEGRLDVVLVADFPGEVAPLPPGAHVVTVVREPIWLQISRVHPLADAASLDIADLGDERWVVSPPSQSPHRWETRTLAGLPRARVVPASQVTGRHMIDKRGAVAFSSALVRANDGFRVIPLTGLANGDRHLYLAWKPELAASVLVDRLRGARLDFYRGQARRSPAYWEWISGRPLRFPGIADERHLLDESCGQPRHG comes from the coding sequence GTGCAGTGGGTTGATCTCCACACGTTCGCCGTCGTCGCCGAGACCCTGTCGTTCAGTCGCGCCGCCGAGCGGTTGCATCTCACCAACTCCGCCGTGGTACGCCGGATCCAACGTCTGGAGCGTGCCGTCGGCGTGCGTCTCCTGGACCGCTCGACCGTCCGGGTCGCGATGACCCCGGCGGGGGTTCGGCTCGCCCTGCTCCTCCCGGACCTGCTGGGTCGGTGGGAGCAGGCGGTGAACGCTGTCGTCGCGGCCCCGGCGGCGCGGAAACGGCTGCGGCTGGGCACGATCGACCTGTACAGCCGGCTGATGGTGGAGCACTTCGAGGCGGCGCTGCCGGACGTCGAACTGGACTGGACCGTCGACGACTCTCCGGCGCTGCTCACCCGCTTGGGCGAGGGTCGGCTGGACGTCGTGCTCGTGGCCGACTTTCCCGGAGAGGTCGCGCCCCTGCCACCGGGTGCGCACGTGGTCACTGTCGTCCGCGAGCCGATCTGGCTGCAGATCAGTCGCGTCCACCCGCTCGCCGACGCCGCCAGTCTCGACATCGCAGATCTCGGCGACGAGCGCTGGGTGGTGAGCCCGCCGAGCCAGAGCCCGCACCGCTGGGAGACGCGGACGCTCGCCGGCCTGCCCCGCGCCCGGGTGGTGCCGGCGTCCCAGGTCACCGGCCGACACATGATCGACAAAAGAGGGGCGGTGGCTTTCAGCAGCGCGCTCGTTCGCGCGAATGACGGGTTCCGGGTGATTCCGTTGACCGGTCTGGCAAACGGTGACCGTCACCTCTATCTCGCCTGGAAACCGGAGCTGGCGGCGTCGGTCCTGGTGGACCGTCTCCGGGGCGCCCGGCTCGACTTCTATCGTGGTCAGGCGCGCCGGTCACCCGCCTACTGGGAATGGATCAGTGGCCGTCCCCTCCGGTTCCCGGGCATCGCCGACGAACGTCACCTGCTCGACGAGTCATGCGGGCAGCCGCGCCACGGGTAG
- the dnaE gene encoding DNA polymerase III subunit alpha produces MGDSFAHLHVHTEYSMLDGAARLKDLFAEAARLGMPAVAITDHGNMHGANDFYKQAMAAGIKPLLGVEAYVAPESRFHKARVKWGRPEQKSDDVSGNGAITHMTMWAANRTGLHNMFRLNSRASMEGHYVKWPRMDMELIAEHAEGIMATTGCPSGAVQTRLRLGQFDEALKVAAAYQDIFGKDNYFLEIMDHGLDIERRVRDGLTEIARKLDIPPVVTNDSHYTHEAQAEAHDVLLCVQTGSNVADPNRFRFEGGGYFVKSADQMRAVDSSELWQQGCRNTLLVAEKVDPTGMFTFHNLMPRFPIPEGETEESWFRKETFAGLKRRFPGGIPEGHVVQAEYELGVIIQMGFPSYFLVVADFIQWAKSQGIAVGPGRGSAAGSLVAYALGITDLDPIPHGLIFERFLNPERVSMPDVDIDFDERRRGEVIKYVTDKWGEDKVAQIATFGTIKAKAAIKDSARVLGFPYAVGDRITKAMPPAVMGKDIPLSGIFDPKHPRYAEAGEIRGLYDSDPDVKKVIETAKGIEGLIRQTGVHAAGVIMSAEPIIEHIPLMRRDADGVIITQFDYPTCESLGLLKMDFLGLRNLTIIDDAVKNIGLNHGKELDLLGLPLDDKAAYELLARGDTLGVFQLDGGPMRSLLRMMKPDNFEDISAVLALYRPGPMGVDSHTNYALRKNGLQEITPIHPALEEPLREILAPTHGLIVYQEQVQRAAQILAGYTLGQADLLRRAMGKKKKEILDKEFVPFRDGCRANGYPDDAIQAVWDVLVPFAGYAFNKAHSAAYGLVSYWTAYLKAHYPAEYMAALLTSVGDDKDKMALYLSECRRMRIQVLPPDVNTSAGPFTPVGKEIRFGLGAVRNVGANVVASIMRCREEKGEYADFYDFLSKVDAVACNKKTIESLIKAGAFDSLKHSRKGLLAVHADAIDAYADVKRKEAVGQYDLFGAGFGDADAGGSTTVMPVIGDGEWDKRDKLAFEREMLGLYVSDHPLFGLEHVLGAAADTTIAALSEEGTVPDGAVVTLAGILSGVQRRVTKQGRAWASATLEDLAGGVETLFFPNTYEVIGQYIAEDAIVVVKGRVDRRDDTPRIMAMDMSMPDVTSNPANKPVTLTIPVHRCTPPLVERLKETLVLHPGDTEVHVKLLNGGKVTTLRLGPFRVAATTALMGDLKSVLGPTNVS; encoded by the coding sequence ATGGGCGATTCGTTCGCGCATCTGCACGTACACACCGAGTACTCGATGCTCGACGGTGCGGCCCGGCTCAAGGACCTCTTCGCCGAGGCGGCGCGCCTCGGCATGCCGGCGGTGGCGATCACCGACCACGGCAACATGCACGGCGCGAACGACTTCTACAAGCAGGCCATGGCCGCCGGGATCAAGCCCCTCCTCGGCGTCGAGGCGTACGTGGCGCCGGAGTCGCGCTTCCACAAGGCCCGGGTCAAGTGGGGGCGCCCCGAGCAGAAGAGCGACGACGTCTCCGGCAACGGCGCCATCACCCACATGACCATGTGGGCGGCGAACCGCACCGGCCTGCACAACATGTTCCGGCTCAACTCCCGCGCCTCGATGGAGGGCCACTACGTCAAGTGGCCCCGGATGGACATGGAGCTGATCGCCGAGCACGCCGAGGGCATCATGGCCACCACCGGCTGCCCCTCCGGCGCGGTGCAGACCCGGCTGCGGCTCGGGCAGTTCGACGAGGCGCTCAAGGTCGCCGCCGCCTACCAGGACATCTTCGGCAAGGACAACTACTTCCTGGAGATCATGGACCACGGCCTCGACATCGAGCGCCGGGTCCGCGACGGGCTCACCGAGATCGCCCGCAAGCTCGACATCCCGCCGGTGGTCACCAACGACTCGCACTACACCCACGAGGCGCAGGCCGAGGCGCACGACGTGCTGCTCTGCGTGCAGACCGGCAGCAACGTCGCCGACCCGAACCGGTTCCGCTTCGAGGGCGGCGGCTACTTCGTCAAGTCCGCCGACCAGATGCGCGCGGTCGACTCCTCCGAGCTGTGGCAGCAGGGTTGCCGCAACACCCTGCTGGTGGCCGAGAAGGTCGACCCGACCGGGATGTTCACCTTCCACAACCTGATGCCGCGGTTCCCGATCCCCGAGGGCGAGACCGAGGAGTCCTGGTTCCGCAAGGAGACGTTCGCCGGGCTCAAGCGCCGCTTCCCCGGCGGCATCCCGGAGGGCCACGTCGTCCAGGCGGAGTACGAGCTGGGCGTCATCATCCAGATGGGCTTCCCGTCCTACTTCCTCGTGGTCGCCGACTTCATCCAGTGGGCGAAGAGCCAGGGCATCGCGGTCGGCCCCGGTCGCGGCTCGGCCGCCGGCTCGCTCGTCGCGTACGCGTTGGGCATCACCGACCTGGACCCGATCCCGCACGGCCTGATCTTCGAGCGGTTCCTCAACCCCGAGCGGGTCTCGATGCCGGATGTCGACATCGACTTCGACGAGCGTCGGCGCGGCGAGGTCATCAAGTACGTGACCGACAAGTGGGGTGAGGACAAGGTCGCGCAGATCGCCACGTTCGGCACGATCAAGGCGAAGGCCGCGATCAAGGACTCGGCCCGGGTGCTGGGTTTCCCGTACGCGGTCGGCGACCGGATCACCAAGGCCATGCCGCCGGCGGTGATGGGCAAGGACATCCCGCTGTCCGGCATCTTCGACCCGAAGCACCCGCGCTACGCCGAGGCCGGCGAGATCCGCGGCCTCTACGACTCCGACCCGGACGTCAAGAAGGTCATCGAGACCGCGAAGGGCATCGAGGGGCTGATCCGGCAGACCGGCGTGCACGCGGCCGGCGTCATCATGTCCGCCGAGCCGATCATCGAGCACATCCCGCTGATGCGCCGCGACGCCGACGGCGTGATCATCACGCAGTTCGACTACCCGACGTGCGAGTCGCTCGGGCTGCTGAAGATGGACTTCCTCGGCCTGCGCAACCTGACCATCATCGACGACGCGGTGAAGAACATCGGGCTCAACCACGGCAAGGAGCTGGACCTGCTCGGCCTGCCGCTGGACGACAAGGCCGCGTACGAACTGCTCGCCCGGGGCGACACGCTCGGTGTGTTCCAGCTCGACGGCGGGCCGATGCGCTCGCTGCTGCGGATGATGAAGCCGGACAACTTCGAGGACATCTCGGCCGTGCTGGCGCTCTACCGGCCCGGCCCGATGGGCGTCGACTCGCACACCAACTACGCGCTGCGCAAGAACGGCCTCCAGGAGATCACCCCGATCCACCCGGCGCTGGAGGAGCCGCTGCGCGAGATCCTCGCCCCCACCCACGGCCTGATCGTCTACCAGGAGCAGGTGCAGCGCGCCGCGCAGATCCTCGCCGGCTACACGCTCGGCCAGGCCGACCTGCTGCGTCGGGCGATGGGCAAGAAGAAGAAGGAGATCCTGGACAAGGAGTTCGTCCCGTTCCGGGACGGCTGCCGCGCGAACGGCTACCCCGACGACGCCATCCAGGCGGTGTGGGACGTGCTGGTGCCGTTCGCCGGCTACGCGTTCAACAAGGCGCACTCCGCCGCGTACGGCCTGGTGTCGTACTGGACCGCCTACCTGAAGGCGCACTACCCGGCCGAGTACATGGCGGCGCTGCTCACCTCCGTCGGCGACGACAAGGACAAGATGGCGCTCTACCTGTCCGAGTGCCGCCGGATGCGGATCCAGGTCCTCCCGCCGGACGTGAACACCTCCGCCGGCCCGTTCACCCCGGTCGGTAAGGAGATCCGTTTCGGTCTCGGCGCGGTGCGCAACGTCGGCGCGAACGTGGTCGCCTCGATCATGCGCTGCCGTGAGGAGAAGGGCGAGTACGCCGACTTCTACGACTTCCTGTCCAAGGTGGACGCGGTGGCCTGCAACAAGAAGACCATCGAATCGCTGATCAAGGCCGGCGCGTTCGACTCGCTGAAGCACTCGCGCAAGGGCCTGCTGGCCGTGCACGCCGACGCCATCGACGCGTACGCCGACGTCAAGCGCAAGGAGGCGGTCGGCCAGTACGACCTCTTCGGCGCCGGGTTCGGCGACGCCGACGCCGGCGGCAGCACCACCGTCATGCCGGTCATCGGCGACGGGGAGTGGGACAAGCGCGACAAGCTGGCGTTCGAGCGCGAGATGCTCGGCCTCTACGTCTCCGACCACCCGCTGTTCGGCCTGGAACACGTGCTCGGCGCGGCGGCCGACACCACCATCGCCGCGCTGTCCGAGGAGGGCACCGTGCCCGACGGCGCGGTGGTCACCCTCGCCGGCATCCTCTCCGGCGTGCAGCGCCGGGTCACCAAGCAGGGCCGGGCCTGGGCCTCGGCCACCCTGGAGGACCTCGCCGGCGGCGTCGAGACGCTGTTCTTCCCGAACACCTACGAGGTGATCGGGCAGTACATCGCCGAGGACGCGATCGTGGTGGTCAAGGGCCGGGTGGACCGCCGCGACGACACCCCCCGGATCATGGCGATGGACATGTCCATGCCGGACGTCACCAGCAATCCGGCGAACAAGCCGGTCACGCTCACCATCCCGGTGCACCGCTGCACCCCGCCGCTGGTCGAGCGGCTGAAGGAGACGCTGGTGCTGCACCCCGGCGACACCGAGGTGCACGTCAAGCTGCTCAACGGCGGCAAGGTCACCACGCTGCGCCTCGGCCCGTTCCGGGTCGCCGCGACCACCGCCCTCATGGGCGACCTGAAGAGCGTCCTGGGCCCGACCAACGTGAGCTGA
- a CDS encoding PadR family transcriptional regulator, whose protein sequence is MVSDEVLRTHLQELRRGTIVVAGLVALRRPDYGYALLQRLAAHGFAVDANTLYPLLRRLEDQGLLTSEWNTDESRPRKFYRTSDDGEAVLTRLLDDLSAVQASMTQLIEGAGR, encoded by the coding sequence ATGGTCAGCGACGAGGTTCTCCGGACCCACCTCCAGGAGCTGCGACGCGGCACGATCGTCGTCGCCGGCCTGGTGGCGCTCCGCCGTCCCGACTACGGCTACGCCCTGCTGCAACGGTTGGCCGCGCACGGCTTCGCGGTCGACGCCAACACGCTCTACCCGCTGCTGCGTCGCCTCGAGGACCAGGGGCTGCTGACCAGCGAGTGGAACACCGACGAGAGCCGGCCGCGCAAGTTCTACCGCACCAGCGACGACGGCGAGGCGGTCCTGACCCGCCTGCTGGACGACCTGTCCGCGGTGCAGGCGTCCATGACCCAGCTGATCGAAGGAGCGGGACGATGA
- a CDS encoding permease prefix domain 1-containing protein, translating to MSSLTDRYVAATLRTVPAPRRAELSEELRASIADMIDDRTAGGQDHAAAEREVLTEMGRPEALAARYSDRTLQLIGPRYYLIWWRVLRMLLTWIPALAGTATGLVKATVGGEPGGAIGAAISVAIQTAVQIAFWVTLSFAVLERAQAPLGLPDWTVDQLPEETGDRQISQPDCFASIAFLLGTIAVIVGQHFQRWSTDDGSRLPVLDPALWSFWLPALIAVLVATVGLEVAKYRARRWTWPLVAVNALLNLAFAAPVVWLLLTDRLLNPELVDRFAWLRDGGADDVTRIAAVVTLVVAVWDVVDSVVKARRAAR from the coding sequence ATGAGTTCCCTGACCGACCGTTACGTGGCGGCCACCCTGCGGACCGTGCCGGCACCCCGCCGGGCCGAGCTGTCCGAGGAACTGCGCGCCTCGATCGCCGACATGATCGACGACCGGACCGCCGGCGGGCAGGACCACGCCGCCGCCGAGCGCGAGGTGCTCACCGAGATGGGTCGCCCCGAGGCGCTCGCCGCCCGCTACAGCGACCGCACGCTCCAGCTCATCGGCCCGCGCTACTACCTGATCTGGTGGCGGGTGCTGCGGATGCTGCTGACCTGGATCCCGGCGCTCGCCGGCACGGCCACCGGTCTCGTCAAGGCCACCGTCGGGGGCGAGCCCGGCGGGGCCATCGGCGCGGCGATCTCGGTCGCCATCCAGACCGCCGTGCAGATCGCGTTCTGGGTCACGCTGAGCTTCGCCGTCCTGGAACGCGCCCAGGCCCCGCTGGGCCTGCCCGACTGGACCGTCGACCAACTCCCCGAGGAGACCGGCGACCGGCAGATCAGCCAGCCGGACTGCTTCGCCTCCATCGCCTTCCTCCTCGGCACGATCGCGGTCATCGTCGGGCAGCACTTCCAGCGCTGGAGCACCGACGACGGCTCCCGGCTGCCGGTGCTCGACCCGGCACTGTGGAGCTTCTGGCTCCCGGCCCTGATCGCGGTGCTGGTCGCCACCGTCGGCCTGGAGGTGGCGAAGTACCGGGCCCGGCGCTGGACCTGGCCGCTGGTCGCGGTCAACGCGCTGCTCAACCTGGCGTTCGCCGCGCCGGTGGTCTGGCTGCTGCTCACCGACCGGCTGCTCAACCCCGAACTGGTCGACCGGTTCGCCTGGCTGCGCGACGGCGGCGCGGACGACGTCACCCGCATCGCCGCGGTGGTGACCCTGGTGGTCGCGGTCTGGGACGTGGTCGACAGCGTGGTCAAGGCGCGGCGCGCGGCCCGATGA
- a CDS encoding response regulator transcription factor encodes MTAPEPPVRVLLVDDQHLVRVGFRVILEVEDDIEVVGEAADGERAVAMASALRPDVVLMDVEMPVLDGLAATRRITSVGAGDGPAVLILTTFDRDDYLFAALRAGASGFLLKNGTPEDLLDAVRVVARGEGLIAPALTRRVISTFARPGAAPPDPRHDAATAELTPREREVLALVARGSSNAEIAAGLHVGEATVKTHVSRVLAKLGLRDRVQAVIFAYEHGVVRPGG; translated from the coding sequence GTGACCGCGCCGGAGCCGCCGGTGCGGGTGCTGCTCGTCGACGACCAGCACCTGGTTCGCGTCGGCTTCCGGGTCATCCTCGAGGTGGAGGACGACATCGAGGTGGTCGGCGAGGCCGCCGACGGGGAACGGGCCGTGGCGATGGCGTCCGCGCTGCGGCCGGACGTGGTGCTGATGGACGTGGAGATGCCGGTGCTCGACGGGTTGGCGGCCACCCGGCGGATCACCTCCGTCGGCGCCGGCGACGGGCCGGCGGTGCTCATCCTCACCACGTTCGACCGGGACGACTACCTGTTCGCGGCGTTGCGCGCCGGGGCGAGCGGTTTCCTGCTCAAGAACGGCACCCCGGAGGACCTGCTCGACGCGGTGCGGGTGGTGGCGCGCGGCGAGGGGCTGATCGCCCCGGCGCTCACCCGGCGGGTGATCTCCACGTTCGCCCGGCCCGGCGCGGCGCCGCCCGACCCCCGGCACGACGCCGCGACCGCGGAGCTGACCCCGCGCGAGCGGGAGGTGCTGGCGCTCGTCGCCCGAGGGTCCAGCAACGCGGAGATCGCGGCCGGGCTGCACGTCGGCGAGGCGACAGTGAAGACCCACGTCAGCCGGGTGCTGGCGAAACTCGGCCTGCGGGACCGGGTCCAGGCGGTGATCTTCGCGTACGAGCACGGGGTGGTCCGCCCCGGCGGGTGA
- a CDS encoding ATP-binding cassette domain-containing protein: MTSVLRLDGVDRSFGGRQVLKDVSFDVTAGRLTGFVGGNGAGKTTTMRIVLGVLAPDAGQVTWRGHRLTRDGRRRFGYMPEERGLYPKMTTREQVVHLGRLHGLAPAAARRRTDALLERIGLGERGDDLLETLSLGNQQRAQIAAALVHDPEVLILDEPFSGLDPMAVDTVVAVLRKRAAAGAPVLFSSHQLDVVERLCDDLVLIAGGTIRAAGSRAELRAAYTLPRFELVVDGDAGWLRDQPGVELVDLDGARAVVDLAPTTDDQSVLRAALARGPVRAFGPVTPSLAEIFREVNQ, encoded by the coding sequence ATGACCAGCGTGCTCCGCCTGGACGGCGTCGACCGAAGCTTCGGCGGTCGCCAGGTGCTCAAGGATGTCTCCTTCGACGTGACCGCCGGGCGGCTGACCGGGTTCGTCGGCGGCAACGGCGCCGGCAAGACCACCACCATGCGGATCGTCCTCGGCGTGCTCGCCCCGGACGCCGGGCAGGTGACCTGGCGGGGGCACCGGCTCACCCGCGACGGCCGCCGGCGCTTCGGCTACATGCCCGAGGAACGCGGCCTCTACCCCAAGATGACGACCCGTGAGCAGGTGGTCCACCTCGGCCGCCTGCACGGGCTCGCCCCGGCGGCGGCCCGCCGCCGAACCGACGCGCTGCTGGAACGCATCGGCCTCGGCGAGCGCGGCGACGACCTGCTGGAGACGCTGTCGCTCGGCAACCAGCAGCGGGCACAGATCGCCGCCGCGCTGGTGCACGACCCGGAGGTGCTGATCCTGGACGAGCCCTTCTCCGGGCTCGACCCGATGGCCGTCGACACGGTCGTCGCGGTGCTGCGGAAACGGGCCGCCGCCGGGGCGCCGGTGCTCTTCTCCAGCCACCAGCTCGACGTGGTGGAACGGCTCTGCGACGACCTGGTGCTCATCGCCGGCGGCACGATCCGGGCGGCCGGATCCCGCGCGGAGCTGCGCGCCGCGTACACCCTGCCCCGCTTCGAGCTGGTGGTGGACGGCGACGCCGGCTGGCTGCGGGACCAGCCCGGGGTGGAGCTGGTCGACCTCGACGGTGCGCGCGCCGTGGTCGACCTCGCCCCCACGACGGACGACCAGTCGGTGTTGCGCGCCGCGCTGGCCCGAGGCCCGGTGCGGGCCTTCGGACCGGTCACCCCGTCCCTCGCCGAGATCTTCCGAGAGGTCAACCAGTGA
- a CDS encoding ABC transporter permease encodes MNTYQATRLVAAREIKVKLRDKTFRYGTLIFLLIAVASTVLPAMLRGGPSTVAVAVADAAPLRAAGLDVLLVADDADAERAVRDGDADAAVVAGPTVIGDDRAPDDVVRALSEAPAVRLLDPDAVDPFTAYLVPFAFAFVFFFMSQTFGVQVAQSVTEEKQTRIVEILVAAVPARALLAGKIVAAGTLALGQVALIAATALVGMRLTGGGELLGLVAPALGWFVPFFLAGFLLLAAMWAAAGALVNRQEDIAAVSTPVQLAVMAPFFAVVFLNDNATAMRILSYLPLSAPTAMPARLFTGDAAAWEPLVSLALLLLTAAAFLAAGARVYEGSLLRTNGRTSVRTAWRQREPIG; translated from the coding sequence GTGAACACCTACCAGGCCACCCGGCTGGTCGCCGCGCGCGAGATCAAGGTCAAGCTCCGGGACAAGACCTTCCGGTACGGCACGCTGATCTTCCTGCTCATCGCGGTCGCCTCCACGGTGCTCCCGGCGATGTTGCGCGGCGGACCGTCGACGGTGGCGGTCGCCGTGGCCGACGCCGCCCCGCTGCGCGCGGCCGGGCTGGACGTCCTCCTGGTCGCCGACGACGCGGACGCCGAACGTGCGGTACGTGACGGCGACGCGGACGCGGCGGTCGTCGCCGGGCCGACCGTGATCGGCGACGACCGGGCCCCGGACGACGTGGTGCGGGCGCTGAGCGAGGCGCCGGCGGTACGGCTGCTCGACCCGGATGCGGTGGACCCGTTCACCGCCTACCTGGTGCCGTTCGCGTTCGCGTTCGTCTTCTTCTTCATGTCCCAGACGTTCGGGGTGCAGGTGGCGCAGAGCGTCACCGAGGAGAAACAGACCCGGATCGTGGAGATCCTGGTGGCCGCCGTGCCGGCACGGGCGCTACTCGCCGGCAAGATCGTCGCCGCCGGCACGTTGGCGCTGGGCCAGGTGGCGCTGATCGCGGCCACCGCGCTCGTCGGGATGCGGCTGACCGGCGGCGGGGAACTGCTCGGCCTGGTCGCCCCCGCGCTCGGCTGGTTCGTGCCGTTCTTCCTGGCCGGCTTCCTGCTCCTGGCCGCGATGTGGGCGGCCGCCGGCGCGTTGGTCAACCGGCAGGAGGACATCGCGGCCGTGTCCACGCCGGTGCAGTTGGCGGTGATGGCGCCGTTCTTCGCGGTGGTGTTCCTCAACGACAACGCCACCGCCATGCGGATCCTGTCCTACCTGCCGCTCTCCGCGCCGACCGCGATGCCGGCCCGGCTGTTCACCGGTGACGCGGCGGCCTGGGAACCGCTGGTGTCGCTGGCGCTGCTGCTGCTCACCGCCGCCGCCTTCCTGGCCGCCGGGGCGCGCGTCTACGAGGGTTCGCTGTTGCGCACCAACGGGCGGACGTCGGTGCGCACGGCCTGGCGGCAGCGGGAGCCGATCGGCTGA
- a CDS encoding YebC/PmpR family DNA-binding transcriptional regulator, which yields MSGHSKWATTKHKKAVIDAKRGKMFAKLIKNVEVAARTGGGDPAGNPTLFDAIQKAKKNSVPNDNIDRAVKRGSGLEAGGADWQTIMYEGYGPSGVAMLIECLTDNRNRAATEVRTALTRNGGSLADAGSVSYMFSRKGVVIVPKAGTSEDDVMMAVLDAGAEEVNDLDEAFEVISEPGDLIAVRTALQDAGIEYESAESSLVPSVNVPLDEEGARKIFKLIDVLEDCDDVQNVYANFDVSDEVMAAVG from the coding sequence ATGTCCGGCCACTCAAAGTGGGCGACCACCAAGCACAAGAAGGCCGTGATCGACGCCAAGCGCGGCAAGATGTTCGCCAAGCTGATCAAGAACGTCGAGGTGGCGGCCCGCACCGGCGGCGGCGACCCGGCCGGCAACCCCACCCTCTTCGACGCCATCCAGAAGGCGAAGAAGAACTCGGTCCCGAACGACAACATCGACCGCGCGGTCAAGCGCGGCTCCGGCCTGGAGGCGGGCGGCGCCGACTGGCAGACGATCATGTATGAGGGCTACGGACCCAGCGGCGTGGCGATGCTGATCGAGTGCCTGACCGACAACCGCAACCGCGCCGCCACCGAGGTGCGCACGGCGCTGACCCGCAACGGCGGCTCGCTCGCCGACGCCGGCTCGGTGTCGTACATGTTCTCCCGCAAGGGCGTGGTGATCGTGCCGAAGGCCGGCACCAGCGAGGACGACGTGATGATGGCCGTCCTCGACGCCGGCGCCGAGGAGGTCAACGACCTCGACGAGGCGTTCGAGGTGATCTCCGAGCCGGGCGACCTGATCGCGGTGCGCACCGCGCTGCAGGACGCCGGCATCGAGTACGAGTCGGCCGAGTCCTCCCTGGTGCCCAGCGTGAACGTGCCGCTGGACGAGGAGGGCGCGCGCAAGATCTTCAAGTTGATCGACGTCCTGGAGGACTGCGACGACGTGCAGAACGTCTACGCCAACTTCGACGTCTCCGACGAGGTGATGGCCGCGGTCGGCTGA